A section of the Caballeronia sp. M1242 genome encodes:
- the zapD gene encoding cell division protein ZapD, with amino-acid sequence MILYEYPFNERIRTLLRLEDLFERFTFFLTQEDPREHHVALTTLFEIAEVAGRTDLKADLMKELERQRQTLAPFRGNPGIEQEALEAVLGEIEQTLAGLTDMHGKTGQHLADNEWLASIRSRTIIPGGTCKFDLPSYYAWQQLPVEDRRQDIAKWVMPMLALRDAAAIVLRLARESGQASKVMAMQGSYQQMLSGRTYQLMQVRVSPEVRVIPEASANKYMLWVRFTVQDGDLKPRAVDVDVPFHLTLCSL; translated from the coding sequence TTGATTCTTTACGAGTATCCCTTCAACGAGCGGATTCGGACGCTGCTGCGTCTCGAAGACTTGTTCGAGCGCTTCACGTTCTTCCTCACGCAGGAAGATCCCCGGGAACATCACGTTGCGCTCACCACGCTGTTCGAGATCGCGGAAGTCGCGGGCCGTACGGACCTCAAAGCCGATCTGATGAAGGAACTGGAACGGCAGCGGCAGACGCTGGCGCCGTTTCGCGGCAATCCAGGCATCGAACAGGAAGCGCTGGAAGCCGTTCTCGGCGAGATCGAGCAGACGCTTGCCGGGCTCACCGACATGCACGGCAAGACGGGGCAGCATCTGGCCGACAACGAATGGCTCGCGAGCATTCGCAGCCGCACGATCATTCCCGGTGGAACCTGCAAGTTCGATCTGCCGTCGTACTACGCGTGGCAGCAGTTGCCCGTCGAAGATCGCCGTCAGGACATCGCCAAATGGGTCATGCCGATGCTCGCGCTACGCGACGCCGCCGCTATCGTGCTGCGGCTCGCGCGGGAATCCGGTCAGGCGTCGAAGGTCATGGCCATGCAGGGCAGCTATCAGCAGATGCTCTCCGGCCGTACGTATCAGTTGATGCAGGTGCGCGTGTCGCCGGAAGTGCGCGTCATTCCCGAGGCGAGCGCGAACAAGTACATGCTCTGGGTGCGCTTCACCGTGCAGGACGGCGACCTGAAACCGCGCGCCGTCGATGTCGACGTGCCCTTTCATCTGACGCTTTGCAGTCTTTGA
- a CDS encoding DNA gyrase inhibitor YacG has product MTTVVKCPTCAKEVRWVPENRFRPFCSERCKQIDLGAWATEKYRISGNSQETPPDDDSHGGLN; this is encoded by the coding sequence ATGACCACTGTCGTCAAATGCCCGACCTGCGCGAAAGAAGTGCGCTGGGTCCCGGAAAACCGCTTTCGTCCGTTCTGCTCCGAGCGATGCAAGCAAATCGATCTCGGCGCCTGGGCGACCGAAAAGTACCGTATCTCCGGTAACTCCCAGGAAACGCCGCCGGACGACGACTCGCACGGCGGTCTCAACTAA
- a CDS encoding NUDIX domain-containing protein: MTGASDVVNASGDLAPDGRKVTEVAVGVMVQPDGRYLLAQRPEGKPYEGYWEFPGGKLEPGESVEAALGRELHEELGIDVTACKLWRTLEHDYPHAYVRLFFCKVMEWTGTPLGREGQAIAWQTLPVEVGPLLPAAIPVLEWLAAEAQP; this comes from the coding sequence ATGACCGGGGCGTCGGACGTTGTGAACGCTTCGGGTGATCTCGCTCCCGATGGCCGCAAGGTGACGGAAGTTGCCGTCGGCGTGATGGTGCAGCCGGACGGCCGTTATCTGCTCGCGCAGCGCCCCGAAGGCAAGCCGTACGAGGGCTACTGGGAGTTTCCGGGCGGCAAGCTGGAACCGGGCGAAAGCGTCGAAGCGGCGCTCGGGCGCGAATTGCACGAGGAACTCGGCATCGACGTGACCGCGTGCAAGCTGTGGCGCACGCTCGAGCACGACTATCCGCACGCGTACGTGCGGCTTTTCTTCTGCAAGGTGATGGAGTGGACCGGCACGCCGCTCGGCCGCGAAGGGCAGGCTATCGCGTGGCAGACGCTGCCCGTGGAAGTCGGGCCGCTGTTGCCCGCCGCCATTCCCGTGCTGGAGTGGCTCGCGGCGGAAGCGCAGCCATAG
- a CDS encoding ATP-binding protein, translating into MDKLEQFLTRAEAVLARIEGMLPPAAPEIDWESAVAFRWRKRQGRGFLQPVPAISQIALGDLQNIDRQKALIEQNTRQFVNKLPANNVLLTGARGTGKSSLIKACLNAYAKDGLRLIEVDKDDLHDLGDIVDLISTRPERFIVFCDDLSFEEGESGYKALKVALDGSVAAQSDNVLIYATSNRRHLLPEYMSDNETYKHTPDGEIHPGEVVEEKISLSERFGLWVSFYPFKQDDYLSIVGHWLKHFGCDASEIEAARGDALVWALERGSRSGRVAWQFARDWSGRKQ; encoded by the coding sequence ATGGACAAACTCGAACAATTTCTCACGCGCGCCGAGGCGGTTCTGGCGCGCATCGAAGGCATGCTGCCGCCCGCTGCGCCGGAAATCGACTGGGAATCGGCCGTGGCGTTTCGCTGGCGCAAGCGGCAAGGTCGCGGCTTTCTGCAGCCGGTGCCGGCCATCTCGCAGATTGCGCTCGGCGACCTGCAAAACATCGACCGGCAGAAGGCGCTCATCGAGCAGAACACGCGGCAGTTCGTCAACAAGCTGCCGGCCAACAACGTGCTGCTCACGGGCGCGCGCGGCACGGGCAAGTCGTCGCTCATCAAGGCGTGCCTCAATGCGTACGCGAAGGACGGCCTGCGCCTGATCGAAGTCGACAAGGACGATCTGCACGATCTCGGCGATATCGTCGATCTGATCTCGACGCGGCCTGAGCGTTTCATCGTGTTTTGCGACGATCTCTCGTTCGAAGAAGGCGAGTCCGGCTATAAGGCGCTGAAAGTGGCGCTCGATGGCTCGGTCGCGGCGCAATCGGACAACGTGCTGATCTACGCGACCTCGAACCGCCGGCATCTGCTGCCGGAGTACATGAGCGACAACGAGACCTACAAGCACACGCCCGATGGCGAGATTCACCCCGGCGAAGTGGTCGAGGAGAAGATTTCGCTGTCCGAACGCTTCGGGCTGTGGGTCAGCTTCTATCCGTTCAAGCAGGACGACTATCTGTCGATCGTCGGGCACTGGCTGAAGCATTTCGGCTGCGACGCGAGCGAGATCGAAGCCGCTCGCGGCGATGCGCTCGTCTGGGCGCTGGAGCGTGGATCGCGCTCGGGCCGCGTGGCGTGGCAATTCGCGCGCGACTGGTCGGGCCGCAAGCAATGA
- the argJ gene encoding bifunctional glutamate N-acetyltransferase/amino-acid acetyltransferase ArgJ, giving the protein MAVNFPSIDPAALHPVTGVTLGWAEANIRKPNRKDVLVIRVDEGATVAGVFTQNRFCAAPVTVCREHLDAVRGGGKGIRALVVNTGNANAGTGEPGMAHARETCAELARLAGVEPQQILPFSTGVILEPLPIDRLKAGLPAALANQQAAHWFDAAQAIMTTDTLPKAASRQVQIHGHTVTLSGISKGAGMIKPNMATMLGFLSFDAAVAQPVLDELVKHVADRSFNCITIDGDTSTNDSFILIASGKSSLPAITSTDSPAYAALRDAVTSVAQELAQLIVRDGEGATKFMTITVEGGKDVAECRQIAYAIGHSPLVKTAFYASDPNLGRILAAIGYAGVTDLDVGKIDLYLDDVLVAKAGGRNPDYREEDGQRVMKKSEIAIRVLLGRGQQQATIWTCDLSHDYVSINADYRS; this is encoded by the coding sequence ATGGCTGTCAACTTCCCCTCGATCGATCCCGCCGCGCTTCATCCGGTCACTGGCGTCACGCTAGGCTGGGCCGAAGCGAATATCCGCAAGCCGAATCGCAAGGACGTGCTCGTGATTCGCGTCGATGAAGGCGCGACGGTCGCGGGCGTGTTCACGCAAAACCGCTTCTGCGCGGCGCCCGTGACGGTGTGTCGCGAGCATCTGGACGCGGTACGCGGGGGCGGCAAGGGCATTCGCGCGCTGGTGGTGAACACGGGCAACGCGAACGCCGGCACGGGCGAGCCCGGCATGGCGCACGCACGGGAGACCTGCGCGGAGCTCGCGCGTCTCGCGGGCGTCGAGCCGCAGCAGATTCTGCCGTTCTCGACCGGCGTGATTCTGGAGCCGCTGCCGATCGATCGCCTGAAAGCGGGGCTGCCCGCCGCGCTCGCCAATCAACAGGCCGCGCACTGGTTCGATGCCGCGCAAGCCATCATGACGACCGACACGCTGCCGAAAGCGGCGTCGCGTCAGGTGCAGATCCACGGCCATACGGTGACGCTGTCGGGCATCAGCAAGGGCGCGGGCATGATCAAGCCGAACATGGCGACGATGCTCGGCTTTCTCTCATTCGATGCCGCCGTCGCACAGCCGGTCCTCGACGAACTGGTGAAGCACGTGGCGGATCGCTCGTTCAACTGCATCACCATCGACGGCGATACGTCCACCAACGATTCGTTCATTCTGATCGCGTCGGGCAAGTCGAGCCTGCCCGCCATCACGTCCACCGATTCGCCCGCGTACGCCGCGTTGCGCGACGCGGTCACGTCCGTGGCGCAGGAACTTGCGCAGTTGATCGTGCGCGACGGCGAAGGCGCGACCAAGTTCATGACCATCACGGTCGAAGGCGGCAAGGACGTCGCGGAGTGCCGCCAGATTGCGTACGCAATCGGTCATTCGCCGCTCGTGAAGACGGCGTTCTACGCGTCGGACCCCAATCTGGGCCGCATTCTTGCCGCCATCGGCTATGCGGGCGTGACGGATCTGGACGTCGGCAAGATCGACCTGTATCTCGACGACGTGCTCGTCGCGAAGGCGGGCGGACGCAACCCCGACTACCGCGAAGAAGACGGCCAGCGCGTGATGAAAAAGAGCGAGATCGCCATTCGCGTGTTGCTTGGCCGCGGCCAGCAGCAGGCGACCATCTGGACCTGCGACCTCTCGCACGACTACGTGAGCATCAACGCGGATTACCGCTCGTAA
- the secA gene encoding preprotein translocase subunit SecA — translation MTTGFLQKIFGSRNQRLVKQYQKTVVAINALEPTVEKYTDDQLRAKTDEFRKRVAGGESLDVILPEAFAVCREASRRVLKMRHFDVQLIGGMVLHYGKIAEMRTGEGKTLVATLAAYLNALSGRGVHVVTVNDYLAQRDAEWMARLYNFLGLSCGVNLSQMEHSQKQEAYAADITYGTNNEFGFDYLRDNMVYETDARVQRPLNFAIVDEVDSILIDEARTPLIISGQAEDHTDLYVRMNALPPLLEQQIGEEKADGTGVEKPGDYTLDEKARQVFLTESGHEKAERLLAEWGLIGEGESLYAPQNITLMHHIYAALRAHTLFHRDQHYVVQNGEVVIVDEFTGRMMTGRRWSDGLHQAVEAKEHVQIQAENQTLASITLQNYFRMYAKLSGMTGTADTEAYEFQEIYGLETVVIPTNRPPKRVDKQDQIYKTSKERYDAVIRDIRDCVERGQPTLVGTTSIEASELLSGMLMQAGIKHEVLNAKQHAREAAIVAEAGRPGVVTIATNMAGRGTDIVLGGNVEKQASFIEADLSIPENEKAARIQKLHDEWQALHDHVKAAGGLHIIGTERHESRRIDNQLRGRAGRQGDPGSSRFYLSLDDPLLRIFAGDRVRAIMDRLKMPEGEPIEAGMVTRSIEGAQRKVEARNFDIRKQLLEYDDVANDQRKVIYQQRNELLEANDVQETIAAMRHSVITDLVRTFVPAGSIEEQWDAPELEEVLRNEWSLDLAIQEMINESNSIDAEEICEAVLAAADEAYEAKVALVGRESFSAFERSIMLQTLDSRWREHLAALDHLRQGIHLRGYAQKNPKQEYKREAFELFAAMLDAVKQEVTRIVMNVQIQSPEQLEEAAEQYEEKGSHVENVSFTHADYNAAAAPAAPAAAAATATAQMISQAMAGGDDISVATRPADDVPKVGRNDPCPCGSGKKYKNCHGKLV, via the coding sequence ATGACGACCGGTTTCCTTCAGAAGATTTTTGGCAGCCGCAATCAGCGGCTGGTCAAGCAGTACCAAAAGACCGTTGTGGCGATCAATGCCCTCGAGCCGACCGTCGAGAAATATACGGACGATCAGTTGCGCGCGAAGACGGACGAGTTCCGCAAGCGCGTCGCGGGCGGCGAGTCGCTGGACGTGATTCTTCCGGAGGCGTTCGCCGTCTGCCGCGAAGCGAGCCGGCGCGTGCTGAAAATGCGCCACTTCGACGTCCAGTTGATCGGCGGCATGGTTCTGCACTACGGCAAGATCGCGGAAATGCGCACCGGCGAGGGAAAGACGCTCGTCGCCACGCTCGCCGCGTATCTGAACGCGCTGTCGGGCCGCGGCGTGCATGTGGTGACGGTGAACGACTACCTCGCCCAGCGTGACGCCGAGTGGATGGCGCGCCTCTACAACTTTCTCGGGCTGTCGTGCGGCGTGAATCTGTCGCAGATGGAGCACTCGCAGAAACAGGAGGCGTACGCGGCGGACATCACCTACGGCACGAACAACGAGTTCGGCTTCGACTATCTGCGCGACAACATGGTCTACGAGACCGACGCGCGCGTGCAGCGGCCGCTCAACTTCGCCATCGTCGACGAAGTGGACTCCATCCTGATCGACGAAGCGCGTACGCCGCTCATCATTTCCGGTCAGGCTGAAGATCACACCGACCTCTACGTGCGCATGAACGCGCTGCCGCCGCTGCTCGAACAGCAGATCGGCGAGGAAAAGGCGGATGGCACGGGCGTCGAAAAGCCGGGCGACTACACCCTCGACGAGAAAGCGCGTCAAGTGTTCCTTACCGAATCGGGTCACGAGAAGGCCGAGCGCCTGCTCGCCGAGTGGGGACTGATCGGCGAAGGCGAGAGCCTTTACGCGCCGCAGAACATCACGCTGATGCACCACATCTATGCCGCTCTGCGCGCGCATACGCTTTTCCATCGAGATCAGCATTACGTGGTGCAGAACGGCGAAGTCGTGATCGTCGACGAATTCACCGGCCGCATGATGACGGGCCGCCGCTGGTCCGACGGTCTGCATCAGGCGGTCGAGGCGAAAGAACACGTGCAGATTCAGGCCGAGAACCAGACGCTCGCCTCGATCACGCTGCAAAACTACTTCCGCATGTACGCGAAGCTGTCCGGCATGACCGGCACGGCAGACACGGAAGCGTACGAGTTCCAGGAGATCTACGGCCTGGAAACGGTCGTGATTCCGACGAACCGTCCGCCGAAGCGCGTCGACAAGCAGGACCAGATCTACAAGACATCGAAGGAACGTTACGACGCTGTCATCCGCGACATTCGCGATTGCGTCGAACGCGGCCAGCCGACGCTCGTCGGCACGACGTCGATCGAAGCGTCTGAACTGCTGTCCGGCATGCTGATGCAAGCCGGCATCAAGCACGAAGTGCTCAACGCGAAGCAGCACGCGCGCGAAGCGGCAATCGTCGCGGAAGCGGGGCGGCCGGGCGTCGTCACCATCGCGACGAACATGGCGGGTCGCGGTACGGACATCGTGCTCGGCGGCAATGTGGAGAAACAGGCGTCGTTCATCGAAGCCGATCTGTCGATTCCCGAGAACGAGAAGGCCGCGCGCATCCAGAAGCTGCACGACGAATGGCAGGCGCTGCACGACCACGTGAAGGCGGCGGGCGGACTGCATATCATCGGCACCGAGCGTCACGAGTCGCGCCGTATCGACAACCAGTTGCGCGGCCGCGCGGGCCGTCAGGGCGATCCGGGCTCGTCGCGCTTCTATCTGTCGCTGGATGATCCGCTATTGCGCATCTTCGCGGGCGACCGCGTGCGCGCCATCATGGATCGCCTGAAGATGCCGGAAGGCGAGCCGATCGAAGCGGGCATGGTCACGCGCTCCATCGAAGGCGCGCAGCGCAAGGTGGAAGCGCGCAACTTCGATATCCGCAAGCAACTGCTCGAATACGACGACGTCGCGAACGATCAGCGCAAGGTCATCTATCAGCAGCGCAACGAACTGCTCGAAGCGAACGACGTGCAGGAAACGATCGCGGCCATGCGCCATAGCGTGATCACCGACCTCGTGCGCACGTTCGTTCCGGCGGGCAGCATCGAAGAGCAGTGGGACGCGCCCGAGCTGGAAGAAGTGCTGCGCAACGAGTGGTCGCTCGATCTCGCCATTCAGGAGATGATCAACGAGTCGAATTCGATCGACGCCGAGGAGATCTGCGAAGCCGTTCTCGCCGCCGCCGACGAAGCGTACGAGGCGAAGGTCGCGCTCGTGGGCCGCGAATCGTTCAGCGCGTTCGAGCGCTCGATCATGCTGCAGACGCTCGACAGCCGCTGGCGCGAGCATCTGGCGGCGCTGGATCATCTGCGTCAGGGCATCCATCTGCGCGGCTATGCGCAGAAAAACCCGAAGCAGGAATACAAGCGCGAGGCGTTCGAACTGTTCGCCGCCATGCTCGACGCGGTGAAGCAGGAAGTCACGCGCATCGTGATGAACGTGCAGATCCAGTCGCCGGAGCAGCTCGAAGAAGCCGCCGAGCAGTACGAAGAGAAGGGCAGCCACGTCGAGAACGTGTCGTTCACGCATGCGGACTACAACGCGGCGGCCGCGCCGGCTGCGCCCGCAGCAGCGGCAGCCACGGCCACCGCGCAGATGATCAGCCAGGCAATGGCTGGCGGCGACGACATCAGCGTGGCCACGCGCCCCGCCGACGACGTGCCGAAGGTCGGCCGCAACGATCCGTGCCCGTGCGGCAGCGGCAAGAAGTACAAGAACTGTCACGGCAAGCTCGTATAA
- a CDS encoding DUF721 domain-containing protein translates to MSRFSTNSRSAPGRFDPRRPQALADVLDRTDAFRALRAGVEQVAALQRDLTALLPDYLAANVEPGFIKDGVLALFAAHNALAARLRHIEPRLLSDLQQRGWAVDSLKIRVRPQSMKEAPPPKQARMSAAGASALHDLAETLAPSPLQEALGRMAARHQGRGQKK, encoded by the coding sequence ATGAGCCGCTTTTCTACAAATTCAAGGTCTGCGCCGGGGCGGTTCGATCCGCGCCGTCCGCAAGCCCTGGCCGACGTGCTGGATCGCACCGACGCGTTCCGCGCGCTGCGCGCGGGCGTCGAGCAAGTGGCGGCGCTCCAGCGCGATCTGACCGCGCTGCTGCCCGACTATCTCGCGGCGAATGTCGAGCCGGGCTTCATCAAGGACGGCGTGCTCGCGCTTTTCGCCGCGCACAATGCGCTCGCCGCGCGCTTGCGGCATATCGAGCCGCGGCTTCTGTCGGATCTCCAGCAGCGAGGCTGGGCGGTGGATTCGCTCAAGATTCGCGTGCGTCCGCAGTCGATGAAGGAAGCGCCGCCGCCGAAGCAGGCGCGCATGTCGGCGGCGGGCGCGTCGGCGCTGCACGACCTTGCAGAGACGCTCGCGCCTTCGCCGCTACAGGAAGCGCTCGGGCGCATGGCGGCGCGTCACCAGGGGCGCGGGCAAAAAAAATGA
- the lpxC gene encoding UDP-3-O-acyl-N-acetylglucosamine deacetylase yields the protein MLKQRTIKTVVKTVGIGLHSGRKVDLTLRPAPVGTGIVFSRIDLPQPVDIPASAMAIGDTRLASVLQKDGARVSTIEHLMSACAGLGIDNLYVDVTAEEIPIMDGSASSFVFLIQSAGIEEQNAPKKFIKVKKPVEVRDGDKFARLEPYFGFKLSFTIDFRHPAVDKTGQALEVDFATTSYVREIARARTFGFAHEVEMMRELGLARGGSMDNAIVLDEYRILNNDGLRYDDEFVKHKMLDAIGDLYVVGHPLLASYTAYKGGHAMNNMLLRELLANEEAYEIVTFEDTQKAPRGFAFDTQTAFA from the coding sequence ATGTTGAAGCAGCGAACAATTAAGACCGTCGTCAAAACCGTGGGAATCGGGCTCCATTCCGGCCGCAAGGTCGATCTGACGCTGCGCCCGGCACCGGTTGGAACGGGCATCGTGTTTTCTCGGATCGACCTGCCGCAGCCGGTCGACATCCCTGCGTCTGCCATGGCGATCGGCGATACGCGGCTCGCGTCCGTGCTCCAGAAGGACGGCGCGCGCGTGTCGACTATCGAGCACCTGATGTCGGCGTGCGCGGGCCTGGGCATCGACAATCTGTACGTCGATGTCACCGCCGAGGAAATCCCGATCATGGACGGCAGCGCGTCTTCGTTCGTGTTTCTCATTCAGTCGGCGGGTATCGAAGAGCAGAACGCGCCGAAGAAGTTCATCAAGGTGAAAAAGCCGGTCGAAGTGCGCGATGGCGATAAATTTGCGCGTCTCGAACCGTATTTCGGCTTCAAACTGAGCTTTACTATCGATTTCCGCCATCCGGCAGTCGACAAGACGGGCCAGGCGCTGGAAGTCGATTTCGCGACGACGTCGTATGTGCGCGAAATTGCTCGCGCTCGCACGTTCGGTTTTGCGCATGAAGTGGAAATGATGCGCGAGCTGGGTCTCGCGCGCGGCGGCAGCATGGACAACGCCATCGTGCTCGACGAGTACCGCATCCTGAACAACGACGGCTTGCGCTACGACGACGAGTTCGTGAAGCACAAGATGCTCGACGCCATCGGCGACCTGTACGTCGTGGGTCATCCGCTGCTCGCGTCGTACACCGCGTACAAGGGCGGTCACGCGATGAACAACATGCTTCTGCGCGAACTTCTCGCGAACGAAGAGGCTTACGAAATCGTCACGTTCGAGGACACCCAGAAAGCGCCGCGCGGTTTCGCATTCGATACGCAGACGGCGTTTGCCTGA
- a CDS encoding peroxiredoxin, with product MIEVGETLPDARLFEFIEVASEGCAVGPNGFAVRERTAGKRVVIFGLPGAFTPTCSARHVPGYVEAADEFRAAGIDEIWCVSVNDAFVMNAWGRDLQAAGKVRMMADGSARFTQALGLDQDLSERGMGIRSQRYAMVVDNGVVKTLAVEAPGKFEVSDARSILATLR from the coding sequence ATGATCGAAGTGGGTGAAACGTTGCCTGATGCGCGTCTCTTCGAGTTCATCGAAGTGGCGAGCGAGGGCTGTGCCGTGGGACCGAACGGGTTCGCGGTGCGCGAGCGGACCGCCGGCAAGCGCGTGGTGATCTTCGGATTGCCGGGCGCGTTCACGCCGACGTGTTCCGCCAGACACGTGCCGGGTTATGTCGAGGCGGCGGATGAGTTTCGGGCCGCCGGCATCGACGAAATCTGGTGCGTTTCCGTCAACGACGCGTTCGTCATGAACGCGTGGGGACGCGATCTCCAAGCCGCGGGCAAGGTGAGGATGATGGCGGACGGCAGTGCGCGTTTCACTCAGGCACTCGGACTGGATCAGGATTTGTCCGAGCGTGGCATGGGAATCCGTTCCCAGCGTTACGCGATGGTGGTCGACAACGGCGTGGTCAAGACGCTCGCTGTCGAAGCGCCCGGAAAGTTCGAAGTCAGCGACGCTCGCAGCATTCTGGCGACGTTGCGCTGA
- the ftsZ gene encoding cell division protein FtsZ produces the protein MDFEMLETETNGTIIKVVGVGGAGGNAVQHMINRGVQGVDFIVMNTDAQALARSRAPQVLQLGMTGLGAGAKPEKGKEAAEDARERIADALRGAHMVFITAGMGGGTGTGAAPVVAQIAKEMGILTVGVVSKPFEFEGGRRMRVAEAGSQQLEDHVDSLIVVLNDKLFEVMGDDAEMDKCFQCADDVLNNAVAGIAEIINVDGLVNVDFEDVKTVMGEQGKAMMGTATVAGVDRARLAAEQAVASPLLEGVDLSGARGVLVNITSSRSLRLSETREVMNTIKSYAADDATVIFGAVYDDAMGDALRVTVVATGLGRAAKKQQQAPMTLLRTGTDNQPVAHASHNTYAPQHGQATDYGSLDTPAVWRSSRETAASHVQALQEKGVDTYDIPAFLRKQAD, from the coding sequence ATGGATTTCGAAATGCTGGAAACGGAAACCAACGGAACGATCATCAAGGTGGTCGGAGTTGGTGGTGCGGGCGGCAATGCCGTTCAGCACATGATCAACCGGGGTGTGCAGGGCGTCGACTTCATCGTGATGAACACCGACGCACAGGCGCTCGCGCGTTCGCGCGCGCCGCAAGTGTTGCAGTTGGGCATGACCGGTCTGGGCGCGGGCGCCAAGCCGGAGAAGGGCAAGGAAGCTGCCGAAGATGCGCGCGAGCGTATCGCCGATGCGCTGCGCGGCGCGCACATGGTGTTCATCACCGCGGGCATGGGTGGCGGCACGGGCACGGGCGCGGCACCGGTGGTCGCGCAAATCGCGAAGGAAATGGGGATTCTGACGGTCGGCGTCGTGAGCAAGCCGTTCGAATTTGAAGGCGGCCGCCGCATGCGCGTGGCGGAAGCCGGCTCGCAGCAACTGGAGGATCACGTCGATTCGCTGATCGTCGTGCTGAACGACAAGCTCTTCGAGGTGATGGGCGACGACGCCGAGATGGACAAGTGCTTCCAGTGCGCGGATGACGTGCTGAACAACGCTGTCGCGGGCATTGCGGAAATCATCAACGTCGACGGTCTCGTGAACGTCGACTTCGAAGACGTGAAGACGGTGATGGGCGAGCAGGGCAAGGCGATGATGGGCACGGCGACCGTCGCCGGCGTCGATCGCGCGCGTCTTGCTGCGGAACAAGCTGTGGCGAGTCCGCTGCTCGAAGGCGTCGATCTGTCGGGTGCGCGGGGCGTGCTGGTCAACATCACGTCGAGCCGTTCGCTGCGTCTCTCGGAAACGCGCGAAGTGATGAACACCATCAAGAGCTACGCCGCCGACGACGCAACCGTGATCTTCGGCGCGGTGTACGACGACGCCATGGGCGACGCCCTGCGCGTGACGGTGGTCGCAACGGGCCTCGGCCGCGCGGCGAAGAAGCAGCAGCAAGCGCCGATGACGCTCCTGCGCACGGGCACCGACAATCAGCCGGTCGCGCACGCGTCGCACAACACGTACGCGCCGCAGCACGGTCAGGCAACGGATTACGGTTCGCTGGACACGCCGGCTGTGTGGCGTTCGTCGCGCGAAACGGCGGCATCGCACGTGCAGGCATTGCAGGAAAAGGGCGTCGATACGTACGACATCCCGGCGTTCCTGCGCAAGCAAGCGGACTGA